TTCCGACATGGTCGGCCACCCATAGGCGGACCACTCCACCCGATGAATCCACCGCTGCTGGCCGGTCATCGCATCCAGTGCGACCACGGCATTGACTTGATACGCTTGCGATTGCCCCGTGCCAAAAATGACCAACCCGGATTCGCTGATCACCGGATTGGAATCGACGTGAATCCCCGCGTCGCCGGTGTAGTGCCAGCGTTTCGCGCCAGTCGCCAAATCGACGGCATAAACGCCATCGTTCCCCGCACCAAACACGGCAAGCCCATGGATGATTGCCGGCGACGATTCGACATGACTTTGTGTGACGAACTCCCAGCGTTTTTTCCCGGTGTTCGCATCAATGGCGATGAGTCGGCACGATTGATCCTGATGGAATCCTTCGCCAACGAGCAGCAGATCCCCTGCCAGCGTTGGCGAACTGAAGATGGGCCGCAATCCGCCATCGTCATCGAACTGCCACACGAGCTTGCCCGTATCTTGATCGAGTGCGATGACTTGGCCGGACTCCGAAAATCCGGAGCGCATCGCCAGCGCCGCGTAAACGCGATTGTTGGCGATCAGTGGTGTGGAATCGACCGTCCCGGAACCATCGGGTTGATACTCCCAGACAATCCGCTGGATGGTTTCGGGATAGTCCAACGGGCGTGACTCGTTCGAACGCTCCGGCTCGCTGGCGAGGGCTTCGCGTCGTCCCAACTCGAGGCCGAAGAGTCCGACCATCCCCACGGTCAAGACGATGAGTCCGAGCGTTTCCACGGACATGCCCGCCATCGGTGGTTGGATCAACCGGGTTTCATCATCGCGCGATTGTCCCCAGGCGTAAATCGTCATCGCAAGCACCATGCCGGCGGTGATCGCGATTTCGATTCGCGGAAAGCGTAGCCAATCGCCGGTGGTGACGGCGAGAATTCCGATGAGGATGCCGAATCCCACAGTCGTGACCGTGAGCAGAAGTCGATCGCCCGTCGTGGTTTGCAGCTCGCCTGGGGAACCCTGAAGTCGCATGCACCACCAGCGCATGGCCGCCCAGATCGCCCCGCTTCCAGCGACGAGTATTCCCAGTGATGCCAACGCCGCCGGGGTGCCCCACCAGCTCCCCACCAGTCGATGGCCCCAAAACAGTTGAGCAGCGTAGGCCGTTGAGATGAAACTGACCGCCGAGAGCAGCACCAACCAGCGACGAAACAGTAACGCCAACCCGCCGAACACGGTCGGAAAGACCGCCGCCAGAATCGCCAGCGGGCCAAGGAGCACCACCGTTGGCACCACTGCGAAGCCACTCACCAGCATCGTTGGCATCCCACTTCGCTGGGTGGGAATCCACCGGCCCGATCCCATCGCAGGTGATTCCGATTCGGGAATCTGGTTGCAGAGTGATGGATCAGTTGGTTTGGGATCCGCTGGTTTCGGCTCCGGTTTGGGAGGTGAATCTGGCTGCGACGGCAGTGCGGGACCAAAGCCGGGCATCGCCTTGGCATCGGGTTCGGGTGGTTCGCGTTTCCCGGCCAGCGCATCTTGCAGAATCGACTTTAGCGTGGCCGTCTCACCCGCAAATGTCCGTCGCAAATAGGGTTCCGCGTGCAGCAATCGCCAGCGAATCTTGCCATCGGCATCGGCGGTGCCCAACAGTTGAAACCAGGTGCCGTTGGTGAAACAGAAGCCGGAATATCGCGTTCCCCGCTTGCTGGAAAAGATGATGATCGGCGTATCGACCGCGAGCCGTTCCAGCAGTTTCTCGGTGTGTTGGCCTTTGACGGCTTCGGAATCGCCGGTGAGATGCACGGCCATGCGTTCAAACGGCGGTTTGCCTTTGAGCGATTCCTGCATCGTCAGAATCATACTGGGGCGTTTGGGATCCAATTCCGTGACATGGACCACGAAGATGAATTGTTCCGCGGATAGGACTTCTTTGAGCGGGGTGAGTTTGGTGATGACCGCCAAGAGGGGCATCGGCAGAAGCAGAAGCCAACCCAATATTGGCCACGCCCAGCGCATGGATGACATGAAACACTCTCCGAAGTGGCGGCAGCGAGATTGATTTTACCCACTTGTCGGGGAATCGCAAGCCGCCACTTCGGAATGATGTCAATCGAATTAGTTGTTGACGAAACTGGGCGATGCCATGATCTGGTATCGCTGCCGACGTTTGTTGGCCAACTGTTGACGCCGACTAAGTTGCGTCGGAACGTAGGCCAAAGTCAGCGAGCCGCATCCGGGGCAAGGTGAGCCTTCCATGCGTTGTTGTTCATAAACCGTCAGCGACCGACCGACATTTCCCGACCAACCACAAGCCCGACACTGAATCGAATCCGAATCCACAAAACATCTCCAAAAAACCGCCTTACGCGAACGACGGGATCGCTCCAATCTGGTTTGCGTAAGACACAGAACGCATCGGATCGGAAAAATCCAACAGGATCTTCGCACCACCGTCTGCTCGTTTCCTCTCCCGGCAGCGAGCGATTCGCACGTCTGCCCATGGAGAAGATGCCAAAGTCGAGGTGGGTTGCGCGAAATGATCCACGATTTCACCATCCGACATTCGCGGAGAATTCACTTGGATCATCACACCTAAAAGATCCAATGACCAAACAAATTCCGCGAAGAAGCCTTAGCATACCCCGCTTCCGGCACTCCCACAAGAGCAGTATCAACCGCACTGCTTTGGAAATACCGATGCAATCGTTCGCAGCAACTGCTCGCGGGTCAAGACCATCGGCACGATTTCTCGTCGCGTGGGTTGAGCAAGTTGGACCGAATATCGGGATAATTCCACGCGGGTGGTTCCATCAATTCGTGCTTCGAAATACCGACGCAATCCTTGCCATTCCGTTGGTTTCGCCGAACGGAATAAGGCTTGGCCATGCGATTCATCGC
This DNA window, taken from Tuwongella immobilis, encodes the following:
- a CDS encoding outer membrane protein assembly factor BamB family protein; amino-acid sequence: MSSMRWAWPILGWLLLLPMPLLAVITKLTPLKEVLSAEQFIFVVHVTELDPKRPSMILTMQESLKGKPPFERMAVHLTGDSEAVKGQHTEKLLERLAVDTPIIIFSSKRGTRYSGFCFTNGTWFQLLGTADADGKIRWRLLHAEPYLRRTFAGETATLKSILQDALAGKREPPEPDAKAMPGFGPALPSQPDSPPKPEPKPADPKPTDPSLCNQIPESESPAMGSGRWIPTQRSGMPTMLVSGFAVVPTVVLLGPLAILAAVFPTVFGGLALLFRRWLVLLSAVSFISTAYAAQLFWGHRLVGSWWGTPAALASLGILVAGSGAIWAAMRWWCMRLQGSPGELQTTTGDRLLLTVTTVGFGILIGILAVTTGDWLRFPRIEIAITAGMVLAMTIYAWGQSRDDETRLIQPPMAGMSVETLGLIVLTVGMVGLFGLELGRREALASEPERSNESRPLDYPETIQRIVWEYQPDGSGTVDSTPLIANNRVYAALAMRSGFSESGQVIALDQDTGKLVWQFDDDGGLRPIFSSPTLAGDLLLVGEGFHQDQSCRLIAIDANTGKKRWEFVTQSHVESSPAIIHGLAVFGAGNDGVYAVDLATGAKRWHYTGDAGIHVDSNPVISESGLVIFGTGQSQAYQVNAVVALDAMTGQQRWIHRVEWSAYGWPTMSEGRVLIGIGNGNYGEDRKPIRGGLLAIDAVSGSELWRCELPNSVLGKPAIVGNRIVVGCRDGNATLLDATMGTKLATIPLGAPVLASPVFGGMWPGSPVPMVLLVSETGRMLAVNGETAAPLWRAELSRLCKVPAVQVRGTPRLVEPMSNNTTDRRWLLGVDVAAGFSTIPRLVMLSESIQQGTP